The Alicyclobacillus vulcanalis genome includes a region encoding these proteins:
- a CDS encoding ATP-binding cassette domain-containing protein: protein MTTETQTQPVLEVRNLRKRFGAVQALSGVSFSVNKGEIVALVGDNGAGKSTTIKMISGVEQPDEGEILFEGQPVRLTSPAVAEKYGIQTVYQDLALCDNLDIVSNLFLGRELRRTLIPGLVRVVDRNEMEKRAIPVLNELGIRLPPLHTQVASLSGGQRQTVAVARSVLWGSKLVMLDEPTAALGVVQQRAVLELIQRLAASGRAVLVISHNMSDVFKIAHRIVVLRLGRTVATFERDAVTPEQVVAAITGASAQEEVTSS from the coding sequence GTGACCACGGAGACCCAAACGCAACCGGTCCTCGAAGTGCGCAACCTTCGCAAGCGCTTCGGCGCTGTGCAAGCGTTGAGCGGCGTTTCGTTTTCGGTCAACAAAGGCGAGATTGTGGCGCTGGTCGGCGACAACGGCGCCGGCAAGTCGACCACCATCAAGATGATTTCGGGCGTCGAGCAGCCGGACGAAGGCGAGATTTTGTTCGAGGGCCAGCCGGTCCGCCTGACGAGCCCGGCCGTCGCGGAGAAGTACGGAATTCAGACCGTCTACCAGGATCTCGCGCTCTGCGACAACCTGGACATTGTATCCAATTTATTTCTCGGCCGTGAGCTGCGGCGAACCCTCATTCCCGGTCTGGTGCGCGTCGTGGACCGCAACGAGATGGAGAAGCGCGCCATTCCCGTGCTGAATGAACTTGGCATTCGCCTGCCCCCATTGCACACCCAGGTGGCATCGCTCTCAGGAGGACAACGCCAGACCGTGGCTGTGGCGCGATCCGTCCTGTGGGGTTCGAAGCTGGTGATGCTCGACGAGCCGACGGCTGCCCTCGGCGTCGTGCAGCAACGCGCCGTGCTCGAGCTCATTCAGCGCCTTGCGGCGAGCGGCCGGGCGGTGCTCGTCATTTCGCACAACATGAGCGACGTGTTTAAGATTGCCCACCGCATCGTCGTGCTACGGCTGGGGCGGACCGTCGCGACGTTCGAGCGGGACGCGGTCACGCCCGAGCAGGTCGTGGCGGCCATCACGGGCGCATCGGCGCAAGAGGAGGTCACGTCGTCATGA
- a CDS encoding sugar ABC transporter substrate-binding protein encodes MAKKTWKKHATWMAAAAVVTGIVAGCGTQTTNNQGGSSTGAAAAVNPHPSVTIAFLMPETNTSPRWEYDDRPDFIAAMKKLDPNAHVIYANAQGSEATQMQQVESALTQGAKLLVVAPVNGFEAANIVNEAARSHVPVISYDRLIQNAKVDYYVSFNNVEVGKLQGEYIAQHTKKGGTVVMLDGAPTDPNAKQFAQGAHEVLDPLFKSGKLKLGYEQYTPNWDSQQALTEMQQALTSLHNHVNAVLAANDNLAGAAIQALEQQHIKGIPVTGQDATDAGLHRIYYDGTQSMTVYKPIYEEADAAAQLAYDIITGKKPPASLVNGTVNNGKVNVPSVLLQPIVVTKANIQSTVIKDGFTTWARIKNPAEQQ; translated from the coding sequence GTGGCAAAGAAGACATGGAAAAAACATGCAACTTGGATGGCGGCTGCGGCTGTCGTCACGGGGATCGTCGCTGGATGCGGCACGCAAACGACCAACAACCAGGGCGGATCGTCCACCGGGGCCGCGGCTGCGGTCAATCCGCACCCGAGCGTCACAATCGCGTTTCTGATGCCGGAGACCAACACCTCGCCGCGCTGGGAGTACGATGATCGCCCCGACTTCATCGCGGCGATGAAGAAACTGGATCCCAACGCTCACGTCATTTATGCGAACGCGCAGGGTTCCGAAGCCACACAGATGCAGCAGGTGGAAAGCGCCCTCACACAAGGTGCAAAACTGCTGGTCGTGGCGCCCGTAAACGGGTTTGAGGCCGCGAACATCGTCAACGAGGCGGCGCGCTCACACGTGCCTGTGATTTCGTACGACCGCCTGATTCAGAACGCCAAGGTGGACTACTATGTCTCGTTTAACAACGTCGAGGTCGGCAAGCTGCAAGGCGAGTACATCGCCCAACACACGAAGAAGGGCGGCACCGTGGTCATGTTGGACGGCGCACCGACGGACCCGAACGCCAAGCAGTTTGCGCAGGGCGCCCATGAGGTCCTGGACCCGCTCTTCAAGTCGGGCAAGCTGAAGCTCGGCTACGAGCAGTACACGCCGAACTGGGATTCGCAGCAGGCCTTGACGGAGATGCAGCAGGCCCTCACCTCGCTGCATAACCACGTGAATGCCGTGTTGGCCGCAAACGACAACCTGGCGGGCGCGGCGATTCAGGCGCTCGAACAACAGCACATCAAGGGCATTCCGGTGACGGGGCAGGACGCCACGGACGCGGGTCTCCACCGCATTTACTACGATGGCACGCAATCGATGACTGTGTATAAGCCCATTTACGAAGAGGCGGACGCCGCGGCGCAGCTGGCCTACGACATCATCACGGGCAAGAAGCCGCCGGCATCCCTCGTCAATGGCACGGTGAATAACGGCAAAGTCAACGTGCCTTCCGTGCTCCTGCAGCCCATCGTCGTGACGAAGGCCAATATCCAGAGCACGGTCATCAAGGACGGCTTCACGACTTGGGCGCGCATCAAGAACCCAGCTGAACAGCAATAA
- a CDS encoding glycosyl hydrolase family 18 protein — protein MLIHVVEPGDTLWELGRLYHVSAADIAAANGIRNPEQLVVGQALVIPARQGEVTGADRRTIEVNAYFVQFTDPAPHQLDVLAPVLTYVSPFSYQAETDGSVKARSDETPLVNAALSEGVTPMLVLTNWHGDRFNSDVAREIFASPSVQETIIENALRIMGEKGYRALNLDFEYVYAQDRDLYNAFVERCAERVHKEGYLLSSALAPKTYADQPGLLYEAHDYHWHGELCDFVVLMTYEWGWIGGPPMPVSPVDQIRKVLNYAVTAIPRDKIMLGVSVYGYDWTLPFRPGTRARTLTPVQAVNLAYEQHVPIQYDLRAEAPYFTYTDTEGRHHIVWFEDPRSFQAKEDLVVEYNLRGMSFWSYPTNFPQVPLLVNNQFNTKKRAANARV, from the coding sequence ATGCTCATTCATGTCGTCGAGCCTGGAGACACGCTCTGGGAACTGGGCAGGTTGTACCACGTGTCGGCAGCGGACATCGCGGCCGCCAACGGCATTCGCAACCCGGAGCAACTGGTGGTAGGGCAGGCGCTTGTCATCCCGGCGCGTCAGGGCGAGGTCACGGGCGCCGATCGGAGGACGATTGAAGTCAACGCGTACTTCGTTCAGTTCACAGATCCGGCACCGCACCAGCTAGACGTGTTGGCGCCGGTGCTGACGTACGTGTCGCCCTTTTCGTATCAGGCGGAGACCGACGGTTCCGTCAAGGCGCGCTCGGACGAGACGCCGCTCGTCAACGCCGCGTTGAGTGAAGGTGTGACGCCGATGTTGGTGTTGACCAACTGGCACGGCGACAGGTTTAATTCGGACGTGGCTCGCGAAATTTTTGCATCTCCCTCGGTGCAGGAGACCATCATTGAGAACGCGCTGCGCATCATGGGGGAAAAAGGGTATCGGGCGCTCAATCTCGACTTTGAGTACGTCTATGCGCAGGACCGCGACTTGTACAACGCGTTCGTTGAGCGCTGCGCCGAGCGCGTGCACAAGGAAGGGTATCTGTTGTCGAGTGCGCTTGCGCCGAAGACGTACGCGGATCAGCCCGGTCTTTTGTACGAGGCGCACGACTATCATTGGCATGGGGAGTTGTGCGACTTCGTCGTGTTAATGACCTACGAGTGGGGCTGGATTGGCGGCCCGCCGATGCCTGTGTCTCCCGTCGACCAAATTCGCAAAGTGTTGAACTACGCTGTCACCGCGATTCCGCGCGACAAGATCATGCTTGGGGTCTCGGTGTACGGTTATGATTGGACGCTCCCATTTCGGCCCGGCACGCGCGCCAGGACTTTGACACCCGTGCAGGCCGTGAACCTCGCGTATGAACAACACGTGCCGATCCAGTATGACCTTCGGGCGGAAGCGCCCTACTTCACCTATACGGACACAGAGGGGCGCCATCACATCGTTTGGTTCGAGGACCCGCGCAGCTTTCAAGCAAAAGAGGACTTGGTTGTCGAATACAACTTGCGCGGCATGAGCTTCTGGTCGTATCCGACAAATTTCCCCCAGGTGCCGTTGCTGGTCAACAACCAGTTCAACACCAAGAAAAGGGCGGCAAACGCACGCGTCTAA
- a CDS encoding MFS transporter has translation MSLQQPKPAPSARLSRRLVFTMAVAAGVAVANLYYVQPLLHEIQVDFRAASWQVGLAATMTQIGYALGLFLFVPLGDSLERRSLIVRMCLATAAGLVLLAGSPNLVWLTALCLVVGAATIVPQLVVPYAAHLAPAEERGRTVGTVMSGLLIGVLLARTFAGLVGQGLGWRAMYAIAAACMVALAAVLRLSLPASPPETRTPYGQLLWSLVHLIRRYPDLRDASLLGGMSFAAFSSFWTVLSLYLAGPPFHLGPGATGLFGLAGVAGALAAPYAGHLASRLPAVWTARLAACVTLASFGLLFAFRHSLAGLALGVVLMDLGVQGTQVSNQARIYSLSDEARSRVNSIYMVAYFLGGALGSLIGASVWDQFRFGGVCAAACILLAIGICGIVAVAPSRLTAKRR, from the coding sequence GTGTCTCTACAGCAGCCGAAACCCGCTCCAAGCGCGAGGCTGTCTCGCCGGCTCGTGTTCACGATGGCCGTTGCGGCTGGGGTCGCCGTCGCGAATCTGTACTATGTGCAACCCTTGCTGCACGAGATCCAAGTGGATTTTCGCGCGGCGTCTTGGCAGGTGGGACTTGCGGCGACTATGACGCAGATCGGCTACGCGTTGGGACTGTTTCTGTTTGTCCCGCTCGGTGACAGCTTGGAACGGAGAAGTCTCATCGTCCGGATGTGCCTCGCCACGGCGGCGGGCCTCGTCCTGCTGGCCGGATCGCCCAACCTGGTCTGGCTCACCGCGCTCTGCCTCGTGGTTGGCGCCGCGACCATCGTGCCGCAGCTCGTCGTACCGTATGCCGCGCACCTCGCGCCAGCTGAGGAGAGAGGGCGTACCGTTGGAACCGTGATGAGCGGTCTGCTCATCGGCGTGTTGCTCGCCCGCACCTTTGCCGGACTTGTGGGCCAGGGGCTTGGCTGGCGCGCCATGTATGCCATCGCGGCCGCCTGCATGGTGGCACTCGCCGCAGTTCTGCGCCTCAGCTTGCCCGCATCTCCGCCGGAAACGCGGACGCCCTACGGCCAACTGTTGTGGTCGCTCGTTCACCTGATCCGCCGCTACCCGGATCTCCGGGACGCCTCTCTCTTGGGTGGGATGTCGTTTGCCGCGTTTAGCTCGTTCTGGACCGTTTTGTCGCTGTACCTCGCCGGCCCGCCCTTTCACTTGGGCCCCGGCGCGACGGGCTTGTTTGGGCTCGCGGGCGTAGCAGGCGCTTTGGCCGCGCCCTACGCAGGGCATCTCGCGTCGCGCCTGCCGGCCGTGTGGACGGCCCGCCTGGCGGCGTGCGTGACGCTCGCCTCGTTTGGGTTGCTCTTTGCGTTCCGGCATAGCCTTGCGGGGCTGGCACTGGGCGTCGTGCTGATGGACCTCGGCGTTCAAGGGACGCAGGTCTCCAATCAGGCTCGCATTTACAGCCTCTCGGACGAAGCGCGAAGCCGGGTCAACTCCATCTACATGGTGGCCTACTTCCTCGGGGGCGCTCTGGGATCGCTGATTGGCGCGAGTGTGTGGGATCAGTTTCGTTTTGGCGGGGTATGTGCCGCGGCCTGCATCCTCCTCGCCATCGGCATATGCGGTATTGTGGCCGTGGCGCCGTCGCGACTGACGGCGAAGCGGCGCTGA
- a CDS encoding aldo/keto reductase — translation MEKRTLGGELQVSALGLGCMGMSDFYSGRDEREAMRTLEKALELGITFFDTADMYGVGENEKLVGRALRPHRDRVIIATKFGNVRAPDGTFLGVNGRPEYVKQACDASLKRLGVDVIDLYYQHRVDPNVPIEETVGAMSDLVREGKVRYLGLSEAGPETIRRAHKVHPITALQTEYSLWSRDVEDEILPTVRELGIGFVAYSPLGRGFLTGAIRRFEDLPEDDYRRHSPRFQGENFQKNLRLVEQVERLAREKGCTPAQLALAWVMAQGNDIVPIPGTKRVKYLEENVGALQVSLTAEELREIDAIAPKGVAAGDRYPEANMRLLGI, via the coding sequence ATGGAAAAGAGGACACTGGGCGGAGAACTGCAGGTTTCCGCGCTCGGCCTCGGATGCATGGGCATGTCGGACTTCTACAGCGGACGCGACGAACGGGAGGCCATGCGCACGCTGGAGAAGGCCCTGGAGCTCGGCATCACCTTTTTCGACACCGCGGACATGTACGGCGTCGGCGAGAATGAGAAGCTCGTCGGGCGAGCGCTTCGGCCACACCGCGATCGCGTCATCATCGCCACGAAGTTCGGCAATGTCCGCGCGCCCGACGGGACGTTCCTCGGCGTCAATGGCCGCCCGGAATATGTGAAACAGGCGTGCGACGCGAGCTTGAAGCGCCTGGGCGTCGACGTGATCGACCTGTATTACCAGCACCGCGTCGATCCCAACGTGCCCATCGAGGAGACGGTCGGGGCGATGTCGGACCTCGTCCGCGAGGGAAAGGTCAGGTATTTGGGGCTGTCCGAGGCGGGGCCCGAAACCATCCGCCGCGCACACAAGGTGCATCCCATCACGGCGCTGCAGACGGAGTATTCGCTGTGGAGCCGAGACGTGGAGGACGAGATCCTGCCCACCGTGCGCGAGCTTGGCATTGGCTTTGTGGCGTACAGTCCTCTCGGCCGTGGCTTTTTGACCGGCGCCATTCGCCGGTTCGAGGATTTGCCCGAGGACGACTATCGCCGCCACTCGCCGCGCTTTCAGGGCGAGAACTTCCAGAAGAATCTCCGGCTCGTCGAACAGGTCGAACGCCTCGCGCGCGAGAAGGGATGTACCCCGGCTCAGCTCGCCCTGGCGTGGGTGATGGCCCAGGGGAACGATATCGTGCCGATCCCCGGGACCAAGCGGGTCAAGTATCTGGAGGAAAATGTAGGAGCTCTTCAGGTGTCGCTGACGGCGGAAGAACTTCGCGAGATCGACGCCATCGCACCCAAGGGCGTCGCTGCGGGCGACCGTTATCCAGAAGCCAACATGCGACTGTTGGGAATTTGA
- a CDS encoding polysaccharide deacetylase family protein: MQRPTQASSATPRHLSITFDDGPDETMTPRILSILRDYGVPATFFCIGQQVERFPQVLKAIHEAGHEIGNHTMTHPYLTKLTDAEIEKELKEAVEAIQKVVPGPVRYFRPPYGDIDARVRRIAASMHEEVVLWDIDSVDWSGIPGPTIAANVLPKLTPGGIILMHAGPFAKGTPEALPYVLEVAVAMGYDFVPLAKLQRT; the protein is encoded by the coding sequence ATGCAGCGTCCCACACAAGCTTCGTCCGCGACTCCTCGCCACCTGTCCATCACGTTCGACGACGGCCCGGACGAAACCATGACGCCCAGGATTCTGTCGATCCTGCGCGACTACGGCGTTCCCGCGACGTTTTTCTGCATCGGCCAACAGGTCGAGCGGTTTCCACAGGTGCTGAAGGCCATCCACGAGGCGGGTCACGAGATCGGCAATCACACCATGACGCATCCCTATCTCACGAAGCTCACGGACGCCGAGATCGAAAAGGAACTCAAGGAGGCTGTGGAAGCGATTCAGAAGGTCGTTCCCGGTCCGGTCCGTTACTTTCGGCCGCCCTATGGCGACATCGACGCGCGCGTCCGCCGCATCGCAGCTTCGATGCACGAGGAGGTCGTGTTGTGGGACATCGATTCGGTCGACTGGTCGGGCATCCCCGGTCCCACGATCGCGGCCAACGTGCTGCCTAAGCTCACGCCTGGCGGCATCATCCTCATGCACGCGGGGCCGTTTGCCAAGGGCACGCCGGAAGCGCTGCCGTACGTGCTTGAGGTCGCCGTCGCAATGGGCTACGATTTCGTGCCGCTCGCAAAGCTGCAGCGCACCTGA
- a CDS encoding universal stress protein produces the protein MTEAHGAGGLGGSKRRGRLRVFVGAAPGVGKTYTMLREARRLRDEGADVVIGWVETHGRSATEKLLDGLEVVPPRVYKVGQATFEEPDIDAILARRPEVCVIDELAHTNPPGAMHEKRYEDVIYLLQRGISVMTAFNIQHLESVRDEAQKQLGLRVREVVPDWFLREADEVAVIDVTPETLRQRLRDGEIYPPEKVDAALHNFFRIDRLAWLRQMSLRAVADDVDERLEQSYERRAIPGPVGAKEVVLVCVSHPDRAATLIERGRRMAMRMKGDLYVVFAAETDEDRMTDRARADVETLKHLAELQGAEWLLEPKRDRPVGEVILRVARRVNATQVVMGQPRRGTSRRLLAWHHPVHYLLKHLQYVDLRVVGWRPLSPQAREQRNLASERVVRERKLPGKLTLYIGAAPGVGKTYRMLQDAHDWKARGIDVVIGLIETHGRAETEAQIGQLERIPKRRIEYGGKVYEEPDLAAILARRPQVVLMDELAHTNAPGSLFKKRYQDVLYLMEHGIDVVSAVNVQHLESLKDRVEHITGAAIRERVPDWFVKLASEVKLIDVSPETLVERLLEGKIYPPEKVEQALAHFFHPAHLAALREIALREVADVVDGRIATPPDDPERILVCVNYRPHSEALIRRGWRIADRLQAKLYVLVVQTEFPLSAQSERDFQAVRDLAEQFGATFLLQPALHKTVGQVIVETAAAESVSQIVMGQPISRGWSMRLAHRPIAYVLNQAEFADLHIVAYAGRWSQPSA, from the coding sequence ATGACGGAGGCGCATGGGGCGGGTGGGCTTGGCGGATCGAAAAGGCGGGGGCGCCTACGGGTATTCGTCGGCGCGGCGCCAGGCGTGGGGAAGACGTACACGATGCTTCGCGAGGCGCGCCGGTTGCGGGACGAGGGCGCGGACGTCGTGATTGGCTGGGTGGAGACCCACGGCCGCTCTGCGACGGAAAAGCTGCTCGACGGGCTGGAAGTGGTGCCCCCGCGCGTGTACAAGGTAGGCCAGGCCACCTTTGAGGAGCCGGATATCGACGCGATTCTCGCGCGGCGCCCGGAGGTGTGCGTGATCGACGAACTGGCCCACACGAATCCGCCGGGTGCCATGCATGAGAAGCGGTACGAAGATGTCATCTATCTGCTGCAACGCGGCATCTCGGTGATGACAGCCTTCAACATTCAGCACCTGGAGTCGGTGCGGGATGAGGCGCAGAAGCAGCTCGGACTGCGCGTGCGCGAGGTGGTGCCGGATTGGTTTTTGCGCGAGGCGGACGAGGTTGCGGTCATCGACGTGACGCCCGAGACGCTGCGGCAGCGGTTGCGCGACGGCGAAATTTATCCGCCGGAGAAGGTGGACGCCGCGCTGCACAACTTCTTTCGCATCGACCGCCTCGCGTGGCTCCGCCAGATGTCGTTGAGAGCGGTGGCCGACGACGTGGACGAACGCCTGGAGCAGTCGTACGAAAGGCGCGCCATTCCGGGGCCCGTCGGCGCGAAGGAGGTCGTGCTCGTCTGCGTGAGCCATCCGGATCGAGCGGCGACCCTGATTGAGCGCGGCCGAAGGATGGCCATGCGGATGAAAGGGGATTTGTATGTCGTGTTCGCGGCCGAAACGGACGAAGATCGCATGACGGATCGGGCGCGCGCCGACGTCGAGACCCTGAAGCACCTCGCCGAGCTGCAGGGGGCCGAGTGGCTGCTTGAGCCGAAGCGGGATCGCCCGGTGGGAGAAGTCATCCTGCGGGTCGCGCGGCGCGTGAATGCGACGCAGGTGGTGATGGGCCAGCCGCGGCGAGGCACGTCGCGGCGGCTCCTGGCGTGGCATCATCCCGTGCACTACCTGCTCAAGCACCTCCAGTACGTCGACCTCCGCGTCGTTGGCTGGCGGCCGCTGTCGCCGCAGGCGCGGGAACAGCGCAACTTGGCGAGCGAGCGCGTCGTGCGCGAGCGGAAGCTTCCGGGCAAGCTCACGCTTTACATCGGCGCGGCGCCGGGCGTGGGCAAGACGTACCGCATGCTGCAGGATGCGCACGACTGGAAGGCGCGCGGGATCGATGTGGTGATTGGGCTCATCGAGACGCACGGCCGGGCGGAGACCGAGGCGCAGATCGGCCAGCTCGAGCGGATTCCGAAGCGGCGGATCGAATACGGCGGGAAGGTGTACGAGGAGCCCGATCTCGCCGCAATTCTCGCGCGCCGGCCGCAGGTGGTGCTCATGGACGAGCTCGCGCACACCAATGCGCCGGGCAGCTTGTTCAAAAAGCGGTATCAGGACGTGTTGTACCTGATGGAACACGGCATCGACGTCGTGTCCGCCGTGAACGTCCAGCACCTCGAAAGCCTGAAGGATCGGGTCGAACACATCACCGGCGCGGCCATCCGCGAGCGCGTGCCGGACTGGTTTGTGAAGCTGGCCAGCGAGGTGAAGCTCATCGACGTGAGTCCAGAAACCCTGGTGGAGCGGTTGCTCGAGGGGAAGATTTATCCACCCGAGAAAGTCGAGCAGGCCTTGGCGCACTTCTTCCATCCCGCCCATCTCGCGGCGCTGCGCGAAATTGCCCTCCGGGAAGTGGCGGATGTGGTGGACGGGCGCATCGCCACGCCGCCTGACGATCCGGAGCGAATCTTGGTCTGCGTCAACTACCGTCCCCACTCCGAAGCGCTGATTCGCCGCGGTTGGCGCATTGCGGACCGGCTGCAGGCCAAGCTGTACGTGCTCGTGGTGCAAACGGAGTTCCCGCTTTCCGCGCAGAGCGAGCGAGATTTTCAGGCCGTGCGCGATCTCGCCGAGCAGTTCGGAGCCACGTTTCTGCTCCAACCCGCGCTGCACAAAACGGTAGGTCAGGTAATTGTGGAGACCGCCGCCGCCGAATCCGTGTCGCAGATCGTCATGGGGCAGCCTATCTCCCGCGGATGGTCGATGCGGCTCGCCCATCGGCCCATCGCTTACGTGCTGAACCAGGCGGAATTTGCCGATCTCCACATCGTCGCTTACGCCGGGCGATGGTCGCAACCTTCGGCCTAG
- the kdpC gene encoding potassium-transporting ATPase subunit KdpC — MVNVWRSLRFTLVFALLLGIVYPLFFVALGRIAFPWQAQGSLVSAGGRVVGSKLIAQPFPQPMWFQPRPSAVNYNADGSGGSNLGPTNPALVQEVRQNLKAVLRENPGLQVSRIPTSMVESSGSGLDPDIDLADAYDQIPRVSQSTGLSQAWLRALVERDAVYPALGLYGEPMVNVMELNLAIWAKLHPGAQVGKAT; from the coding sequence GTGGTCAATGTGTGGAGAAGCCTTCGCTTTACCCTCGTGTTCGCGTTGCTCCTGGGCATCGTGTACCCGCTCTTCTTCGTGGCGCTCGGGCGGATCGCATTCCCTTGGCAGGCGCAAGGGAGTCTCGTATCCGCAGGCGGCCGCGTGGTGGGATCCAAGCTGATTGCCCAGCCGTTTCCGCAGCCCATGTGGTTCCAACCGCGTCCGTCCGCGGTGAACTACAATGCGGACGGCTCGGGCGGATCGAATCTCGGACCCACAAACCCGGCGCTGGTGCAGGAGGTTCGGCAGAATCTGAAGGCTGTGCTGCGTGAAAACCCAGGGCTTCAGGTGAGCCGGATCCCGACAAGCATGGTGGAGTCTTCTGGGTCGGGGCTCGATCCCGACATCGACCTGGCGGACGCGTACGATCAAATTCCGCGCGTCAGCCAATCGACGGGGCTCTCACAAGCGTGGCTTCGCGCACTCGTCGAGCGCGACGCGGTGTACCCGGCCCTCGGCCTGTACGGGGAGCCGATGGTCAACGTGATGGAGCTCAACCTGGCCATTTGGGCTAAGCTTCATCCCGGCGCGCAGGTGGGGAAAGCGACATGA
- the kdpB gene encoding potassium-transporting ATPase subunit KdpB — MARQRSFDRALVMRACVDSFLKLDPRAMVRNPVMFVVEIGMAVTLALTCDPNLFGSVVRPGDMAHARAYDLAVTAILFVTLLFGNFAEAIAEGRGKAQAEALRRTKTELMANVQRDGRYERIPASDLRKGDIVRVTAGELIPADGEVIEGIGSVDESAITGESAPVIRGAGGDFSSVTGGTKLLSDELIIRVTANPGETFLDRMIALVEGASRQKTPNEIALSVLLAGLTLIFLIVIDCLPPIAKGLGAHVDVATLVALLVCLIPTTIGALLSAIGIAGMDRVIRFNVIAKSGKAVEAAGDVDTLILDKTGTITIGNRLASAFLPVQGVDERALAEKAALCSLFDETPEGRSVVDLAKQLGVSLRRENYAHARNVEFSADTRMSGLDLPDGTRLRKGAADAMKRYVLAQGGQIPADLDAAVERVAKEGGTPLVVVENQRVYGVIYLKDIVKPGIRERFEELRKMGIRTIMCTGDNPLTAATIAREAGVDEFVAEAKPEDKMRLIRREQEQGRLVAMSGDGTNDAPALAQADVGLAMQSGTQAAKEAANMVDLDSDPTKLIEVVAIGKQLLITRGAITTFSIANDVAKYFAIIPAMFTSFLPALGALNVMHLTSPRSAILSALIFNAVIIPLLIPLAMRGVKYRPTSAMHLLMRNLLLYGVGGVIAPFIGIKVIDVVLHALGAV; from the coding sequence ATGGCACGTCAACGCTCGTTCGATCGCGCCCTCGTCATGCGCGCATGTGTCGATTCGTTCCTCAAGCTCGACCCGCGCGCCATGGTGCGCAATCCCGTCATGTTTGTCGTCGAGATCGGCATGGCGGTGACCCTGGCGCTCACCTGCGATCCGAACCTGTTTGGCTCGGTCGTGCGCCCGGGCGACATGGCCCATGCGCGCGCCTACGATCTCGCCGTGACCGCCATTCTCTTCGTCACGCTGCTCTTTGGCAACTTCGCCGAGGCGATCGCGGAGGGCCGCGGGAAGGCCCAGGCCGAGGCGCTGCGCAGGACCAAGACGGAACTCATGGCGAACGTCCAGCGGGACGGGCGCTACGAGCGAATTCCCGCCTCCGATCTGCGCAAAGGCGACATCGTGAGGGTGACCGCGGGGGAGCTGATCCCCGCGGATGGCGAGGTCATCGAGGGCATCGGCAGTGTGGACGAATCCGCGATCACCGGCGAGTCCGCGCCAGTCATCCGCGGCGCAGGCGGGGACTTCAGCTCCGTCACCGGCGGCACGAAGCTGCTTTCCGATGAACTCATCATCCGGGTCACGGCCAACCCCGGCGAGACCTTCCTCGACAGGATGATCGCGCTCGTCGAGGGCGCGTCGCGGCAGAAGACACCGAACGAAATCGCGCTTTCGGTGCTCCTCGCGGGGCTGACACTCATTTTTCTCATTGTGATTGACTGTCTGCCGCCCATCGCGAAAGGCCTCGGGGCGCACGTGGACGTCGCGACGCTCGTGGCGCTTTTGGTCTGCTTGATTCCGACGACCATCGGCGCGCTCTTGTCCGCCATCGGCATTGCGGGCATGGATCGCGTCATTCGCTTCAACGTGATCGCCAAATCCGGGAAGGCCGTGGAGGCAGCCGGCGACGTCGACACCCTCATTCTCGACAAGACGGGGACCATCACCATCGGCAACCGGCTCGCATCCGCGTTTCTACCGGTCCAAGGCGTCGACGAGCGCGCCCTCGCCGAGAAAGCGGCGCTTTGTTCGCTCTTCGATGAGACGCCCGAGGGCCGCTCCGTCGTCGACCTGGCCAAACAGCTCGGCGTTTCTCTCCGGCGCGAGAATTACGCCCATGCGCGCAACGTCGAGTTTTCGGCCGACACGCGCATGTCTGGCCTCGATCTGCCAGACGGGACCCGCCTGCGCAAAGGGGCGGCCGACGCGATGAAGCGCTACGTTTTGGCGCAAGGAGGCCAGATTCCCGCCGATCTCGACGCGGCCGTGGAGCGCGTCGCCAAAGAGGGCGGCACACCGCTCGTGGTGGTCGAGAATCAGCGCGTGTATGGCGTCATCTACTTGAAGGACATCGTCAAGCCGGGCATCCGCGAGCGGTTCGAGGAACTGCGCAAGATGGGCATCCGCACCATCATGTGCACGGGTGACAACCCACTCACCGCGGCGACGATCGCGCGCGAGGCGGGGGTCGACGAATTTGTGGCTGAGGCAAAGCCGGAGGATAAGATGCGGCTCATCCGGCGCGAACAGGAGCAGGGCCGGCTCGTGGCCATGTCGGGCGACGGCACCAACGACGCGCCCGCGCTTGCTCAGGCCGATGTCGGGCTCGCGATGCAAAGCGGCACACAGGCGGCGAAGGAAGCCGCGAACATGGTCGATCTCGACTCCGACCCGACGAAGCTCATCGAGGTGGTGGCCATCGGCAAGCAGCTGCTGATCACGCGCGGCGCGATCACGACGTTTTCGATTGCGAACGACGTCGCAAAGTACTTCGCCATCATCCCGGCGATGTTCACCAGTTTCTTGCCTGCGCTCGGCGCGCTGAACGTCATGCATTTGACGAGCCCGCGGAGTGCCATCCTGTCGGCGCTCATCTTTAACGCCGTCATCATTCCGCTGCTCATCCCGCTCGCCATGCGCGGCGTCAAGTACAGGCCGACGAGCGCGATGCACCTGTTGATGCGGAACTTGCTCCTGTACGGCGTCGGCGGCGTCATCGCCCCCTTCATCGGGATCAAAGTCATTGACGTCGTTCTGCACGCGCTTGGCGCAGTGTGA